A stretch of Lactuca sativa cultivar Salinas chromosome 6, Lsat_Salinas_v11, whole genome shotgun sequence DNA encodes these proteins:
- the LOC111921856 gene encoding brassinosteroid-responsive RING protein 1 — translation MGFPVGYTDLFLPKVLLHILTLLGFIRKLISFIFRFVGLGEFLEPDFSTDPTRNEPVTQFHSVSAVLIRELLPVVKFSELVDPPESCAVCLYEFDAGDEIRRLTNCRHIFHRCCLDRWMDHDQKTCPLCRTPFIPDDLQDSFNERLWAASGIADYYGDSSLVSGS, via the coding sequence ATGGGGTTCCCAGTTGGTTACACAGACCTCTTCCTCCCCAAAGTCCTCCTCCACATCCTTACTCTTCTGGGTTTCATCCGTAAGCTCATTTCCTTCATTTTCAGATTCGTTGGTCTCGGGGAGTTTCTCGAACCCGATTTCTCAACAGACCCGACCCGGAACGAACCAGTCACGCAGTTCCATTCCGTTTCCGCTGTCCTCATCCGTGAGCTCCTCCCGGTGGTGAAGTTCTCAGAGCTAGTGGATCCGCCTGAGAGCTGTGCAGTTTGTTTGTATGAGTTCGACGCCGGCGACGAGATCCGGCGACTTACCAATTGCCGACACATATTCCACCGGTGCTGTCTCGACCGGTGGATGGACCATGATCAGAAAACTTGCCCGCTTTGTCGGACTCCATTTATACCCGATGATTTACAGGATTCGTTTAACGAACGGTTATGGGCGGCGTCGGGAATCGCCGATTACTATGGCGATTCATCGCTGGTTAGTGGTTCATAA